A window of Candidatus Zixiibacteriota bacterium genomic DNA:
TTGAAATTGTTGAATTTTACTCGGAGATATCTCCTCAAGGAATTTTATACCTTCTCGTGCAAAGTATTCCTGTAATTGCTTAAAACGATATTTATCAGATAAATGCGTAGCAGATGATTTTGTGGTTTTGGAAAATTCAGTATATCGCCTGAAAAATTCAGGGATACTATTTTTTTGGAGTTTTTGGGGGGATGGATCATGAATACCTCTTATTATATCAGCTTCAAGTTTTTTTACTGCTGTGCCAGTAGAAACTCGAAACTGTCTGCCTTTAAACCGATAGTTTATATGCCAGTGACCATATATTCTTTTTCGAAATAATGTAGCCATACTTCAAGTTCTTCTAAGTTGTTGCTGTTGAATAGAAATAAGAAAGTAAAGGTGATAACTGATACCCTGCCCTTCTATATGATTTTGCTGTATCATTTCTACTACTCCTTTCCAAATGGTTTATATTCAAAATACTTTAATACGACTTTTTTCTCAGCCTAAAACTCACCGTTTATCATGTAACCCTTCAGCCGCTTCTTTGGCTCGGGATGATTGATAAACTGATCAATTGTTGCTGGAGCTTTACTAAACAGTCGGATAATATCCCGCCTGGTCCAGAAGGCTTCTTGCATCAGCTCATCAGGTGTTTTTCGAAGAGGTCGTGGCATGTTAACATTCCATCTTTCTTATTCCATACCAGAAAGCAAAAACGATCAAATGATAAATTGATAGATCAGGCCAATGCCGAATTAGAAATAATGTATTGATGACAACTAAAAAAAGAAGTTGATAAAACAATCAAATAGTGCTAACTTCTAAACAAGAAAAGTCCAATTCGCGCTGAACCAGGACAGAATTAGTTCAATAATATTCTCAGCTTTCATATTCTCAAGTTTTATAAGTGATGATTTGTTTACTTCAGGTAAGGTCGATGAACCAAAGAAATATACATTATCCACAACTCTGTAAGTATAATTTGTATCGTTTAAAATATAATCGAATACATTCTTTGAAGATAAATCTTTTACCGATGCTGTAACTGTACCTGCTATATTGCCATAAATAAAAATATCCAATCCTAATTTACTTGCTAAATCCTCAATTAATGATCGCAAATCAACATTGGCAACATTCAAACTTACTTTGTTTTTGTCTACATTAATACCGAAAGCGCGTTTGACTTTTCTCTCTTGCGCTGCATAAGATGAAATGTAATAAATGTTTTCATCTCGACGAAGATTAAGATTATTGGCATCTAAAACCGCGATTAAACCCTGCTCAAAATCCGCATCCCTTAAATAACCTGTGATTACCCCCGATGTTCCCTGCTCAAGCACAACATTACAGCCGCAACTGTCAATAATCATATTGATAAACTCATTTAATAGTAAATCCTTAACATTGATTGTCAGTTTGCCATCAACACAATTAACATATGTAGGTATTTCAATAGGAACAGGTTTGGTCTGAAAGAATGATATTATATTGCCTTCTTTGCTGTAAGTCAGATTGTAACGTTCCACAATAAATTGCAAAGCATCAACCAAGAGGACATTCTCCAGATATACCGAACCGATATCGATTATCTCCGGCGATACCCAGAAATTCAAGCCATGAGTTTTAGCCAAAGCAATAAGAATATCCTTAACCTTAACATCCTTGAAATCAATTAACGGAACTTTTATATCCGCATCAATAATAGGTTCTAGTGGAGGTTGAATAAGCGAATCAGCCGCAGATGGCTGAGAAATTTCCTTAGTGAAACCAAAATCACTTGCAAAAAAATAAACTGCCGACCAGAAGTAAAATCAAAAATGACCTTAGAATGGTCAAGATAAACCCCAAATTAAATACATTAAAGTTTCCTAAAACAGAAACTAATAAACAAATATTATACAGGGTTTGTCAAGGTTATTTTGAATATGGAGTTGTTAATAATCAGAATATCTTTGAAATAGAATATGCATAGAAGATATCTTGTCAATTAAAAAATGATAAACAAAAAGCTAATTATAATAAATTTAATATTTTAGGTCATTACTGTCCGGTTAAAATAATGATAATTGAAGAACCGGATCTCTGATTTTTTTCAGCGTATTAGCATTTAGCGACAAGATATCTATTAGCATAGTTCTTGCCATTAACACTTCTTTGATCATGCGGCTCAATTCGGTGATTGAATGAGCAAATTTGGTTTGATATTTTATATAAATCAGAAGCAGATAATAGCACATAGCTACCCAGACTTGCGGCATCACCGCATTCGGCGTTGTGCCTAAGAACGATTTAATCTTTAAGTTCTGTTTGATCCATTTGAAGAACAATTCTATTTGCCAACAAGACTTATAGATATTGGCAATTGTCTTAGCCGCTAAGGTAAAGTTGTTGGTAAAATACTCATAATTCTTGCCTGTTTCCGGGTCGGTGTAGCCAACGATTCGCAATCGATCGGGATAATCTTGTTTAGAATAATGCCCTTTCAACATGACAATATCATCGCGAAAAACATGTTTATTCTTTATCGGTTTATGCTGTCCGGTAATATCATAAGCCATGTTATCCTTAGCTCGAGTAACAAAATAAACACTACGTTTCTCTAAGCTATACAGCCAGTTATAGTCAATGTAAGCTTTGTCGATAGACAGGATGCTGTCCGGCAACAAAGCCAAATCTAATTTCTCCTCATCCCGGGCAACCCGAATATCGTGATGTTTACCGTCGGTCATTACCAAAAAAGACGGCAACGAACCGCTATGATAGTAGAGATAATGAAGTTTTATCGCTCCCTTGCGTTTGCGGAATACTGCCCAGGGGAAGATTGATAAACACAGGTCGATTACAGTAGAATCTAAACTTAACAAAGGATTCTTAAACCTGAACTTGTGCTTAGGGGTAACCAATCGACACTTTTCCAGAAGCTTGTAAAAAAGTCCCTCGAAAATCTCGCAAGAACGGTTGTTCATGGCATCAGATAATGTGCTTCTCTTGATATCTTTGAACCCGATATGATACCATTTGGCTCTATGAGCTTTCAAGGATATCTCAATCTCCCGTAAACTGTCTTTTCCGCCAATCTGGGAAAACAACAATACGATTAACTGTTGCCAGCTTGTAAAATATTTGGTGTAACGATTGCCGTTATATTGCTTTTCCAATTTTTCAAATTCATATCTCGGAAAAAGTCTTAGCAATTCTGTTATAATTGTATTAATTTGTCTCATGGTCTGGTTCTCCTCTGTAATTTTTAAGCTCATGGGGTATATAATCCCATTTATCGAGGATTGCCAGACTGTTTATTTATTTTTTACCGGACACTAATGTTTTTAGGTGGTTAAAAATATTCACATTTTTTCTAACAATTTTCTAACAGCGAACTTCATTTAACTTAACGGAACTCGACGGAACTTAATGCAACTTAACAGAACTAAACGCATAAATATCAACTGATTATAGCTATTTTGTTGAATAATAAAAAGTTAGCTAAAATACCTCTCCTCGAATTCCTACCTCTCCGTTTATTATGCTATAACATTAATCCGCAATTGCTATCATGCTCTTCAAAATATGTAAAATAGAAATTGACAAATAGTGTATTTATATGTATTATAAAACGTTGTGCAGTTGCAATTTCTTTTAAAATAAAAATGTACTTCAATCGAATTAACTTAACGATTAGTAATGAAGAAAAAAAATATGGCGGTTAGCAATCGTCTATGGGCAAATTAATCGCCAACTATAAATTATTTACCGAAAATAAAGCTTAAAAAATCATGGCGAGGGAAATGTCAATGAAATTAGCATTAGCGGGAATTTTCCTGATGCTGACAACAGCATTAGCGGGAGCAGGGGCATCAACATACGAATTCTCATTTGACCAAAATGCTCTTCAAAAAAGCGGCGACCAATACGGCGATTTGCTCAAACTCAAGGGATGCAATATGTCCGGTTTACCCGGCGATCCCTTCATGCCATCGAAATCAGGTCAGCTTGGCGCGCCTTTTGGTTCGCAGATAATCGATATCAAAGTTATCGATGAAAGCTGGGTTTT
This region includes:
- a CDS encoding IS4 family transposase, coding for MRQINTIITELLRLFPRYEFEKLEKQYNGNRYTKYFTSWQQLIVLLFSQIGGKDSLREIEISLKAHRAKWYHIGFKDIKRSTLSDAMNNRSCEIFEGLFYKLLEKCRLVTPKHKFRFKNPLLSLDSTVIDLCLSIFPWAVFRKRKGAIKLHYLYYHSGSLPSFLVMTDGKHHDIRVARDEEKLDLALLPDSILSIDKAYIDYNWLYSLEKRSVYFVTRAKDNMAYDITGQHKPIKNKHVFRDDIVMLKGHYSKQDYPDRLRIVGYTDPETGKNYEYFTNNFTLAAKTIANIYKSCWQIELFFKWIKQNLKIKSFLGTTPNAVMPQVWVAMCYYLLLIYIKYQTKFAHSITELSRMIKEVLMARTMLIDILSLNANTLKKIRDPVLQLSLF